The following coding sequences lie in one Frigoribacterium sp. SL97 genomic window:
- a CDS encoding NAD-dependent epimerase/dehydratase family protein, with protein MTVVLAGCGDLGTEAALRFVALGQRVLGLRRSAGKLPTSIEGVSIDLSNTRPTLPADTEIVVVALSAGSRDVDTYRASYVDGLRNVLDALDEAGAVDARVLFVSSTAVYDVDDGSVVDETTPATGASPTAEVILEAEALLHARRPDGIVLRLGGIYGPGRERLITQVRDGDARLAEPAGSSPHTNRIHRDDAAAAIVHLTTTSEPTDVLYVGVDDEPSRLDDVLAFVADELGSPVPPSAPPRGRQAGGDKRLSNARLRGTGFTFEYPTFREGYRAVIAGEGVRHP; from the coding sequence GTGACCGTCGTCCTCGCCGGCTGCGGCGACCTCGGCACCGAGGCCGCCCTGCGGTTCGTCGCCCTCGGGCAGCGCGTCCTCGGCCTCCGTCGCTCGGCGGGCAAGCTGCCGACCTCGATCGAGGGAGTCTCGATCGACCTGAGCAACACCCGCCCCACGCTGCCCGCCGACACCGAGATCGTCGTCGTCGCCCTCTCGGCCGGGTCCCGCGACGTCGACACCTACCGGGCGTCCTACGTCGACGGCCTGCGGAACGTCCTCGACGCACTCGACGAGGCCGGGGCGGTCGACGCCCGGGTGCTGTTCGTCTCGTCGACCGCCGTGTACGACGTCGACGACGGCAGCGTCGTCGACGAGACCACGCCGGCGACCGGTGCCTCCCCCACGGCCGAGGTCATCCTCGAGGCCGAGGCCCTGCTGCACGCACGTCGTCCCGACGGCATCGTCCTGCGCCTCGGCGGCATCTACGGCCCGGGCCGGGAGCGACTGATCACCCAGGTGCGCGACGGTGACGCGCGGCTGGCCGAGCCGGCCGGCAGCTCTCCCCACACGAACCGCATCCACCGTGACGACGCGGCGGCCGCGATCGTGCACCTCACCACCACCTCGGAGCCGACCGACGTCCTGTACGTGGGGGTCGACGACGAGCCGTCGAGGCTCGACGACGTGCTGGCGTTCGTGGCCGACGAACTGGGGTCGCCCGTGCCGCCGAGCGCGCCTCCTCGGGGTCGTCAGGCGGGCGGCGACAAGCGGTTGTCGAACGCACGACTACGCGGCACGGGATTCACCTTCGAGTACCCGACCTTCCGCGAGGGGTACCGGGCCGTGATCGCGGGCGAGGGCGTGCGGCACCCCTGA
- the pip gene encoding prolyl aminopeptidase has protein sequence MRQLYPEIEPHDSGLLDVGDGQQVWWEECGDPDGKPVVFLHGGPGSGSSPAHRRLFDPDRYRIVLLDQRGAGRSTPHAGTFGTDLSTNTTRHLVADLETLREHLGIDRWQVFGGSWGSTLALAYAETHPERVTELVLRGIFTLRQSELDWFYEGPASNVLPDRWQGYLAPVPPDERRRGGLIEAYARLLADPDPAVHGPAAVAWSSWEASAITLLPRPDLVERYSDPAFALAFARIENHYFVHRGFLDEGQLIRDAHLVSHIPTVIVQGRYDLCTPATTAFDLHAALPDAEFVLVDDAGHSFDEPGILDALIAATDRFASESTPSRDEASR, from the coding sequence ATGCGCCAGCTCTACCCCGAGATCGAACCCCACGACTCCGGCCTGCTCGACGTCGGCGACGGCCAGCAGGTCTGGTGGGAAGAATGCGGCGACCCCGACGGCAAGCCGGTGGTCTTCCTGCACGGCGGGCCCGGCAGCGGGTCGTCACCCGCGCACCGCCGCCTGTTCGACCCCGACCGGTACCGCATCGTGCTGCTCGACCAACGTGGGGCGGGTCGCAGCACACCCCACGCCGGCACGTTCGGCACCGACCTCTCGACGAACACGACCCGCCACCTCGTGGCCGACCTCGAGACCCTGCGCGAGCACCTGGGCATCGACCGCTGGCAGGTGTTCGGCGGCTCGTGGGGCTCGACCCTCGCGCTCGCCTACGCCGAGACCCACCCCGAACGCGTCACCGAGCTCGTGCTGCGCGGCATCTTCACCCTGCGACAGAGCGAGCTCGACTGGTTCTACGAGGGCCCGGCGTCGAACGTCCTGCCCGACCGGTGGCAGGGCTACCTCGCCCCGGTGCCCCCCGACGAGCGGCGCCGCGGCGGGCTGATCGAGGCCTATGCGCGACTCCTCGCCGATCCCGACCCCGCCGTCCACGGCCCCGCGGCCGTGGCCTGGTCGTCGTGGGAGGCCTCGGCGATCACCCTGCTGCCCCGCCCCGACCTGGTCGAGCGGTACTCCGACCCGGCGTTCGCACTGGCCTTCGCCCGCATCGAGAACCACTACTTCGTCCATCGTGGCTTCCTCGACGAGGGCCAGCTGATCCGCGACGCACACCTCGTCTCGCACATCCCGACGGTGATCGTGCAGGGCCGCTACGACCTGTGCACACCGGCGACGACGGCCTTCGACCTGCACGCCGCCCTGCCCGACGCCGAGTTCGTCCTGGTCGACGACGCCGGCCACTCGTTCGACGAGCCGGGCATCCTCGACGCGCTCATCGCGGCGACCGACCGGTTCGCGTCCGAGTCGACGCCCTCGCGTGACGAGGCGAGCCGGTGA
- a CDS encoding SDR family oxidoreductase, with amino-acid sequence MADNMYTPQNPVTQYPQPPFEHQQQSAPGDVHAMKPEPDHGETSYVGSGRLAGRKALVTGADSGIGRATAIAFAREGADVALSYLAEEQSQAEEVAALVREAGRTAVLLPGDLQVEQTNVDVVEKTVAELGGLDILAIIAGVMPTVSSIDDFETETLDHVLKANIYPLFWLTKAASTHLKPGASIITTSSIQGFQPSPDLAEYAVSKAGIANWTRAMAQQLAERGIRVNGVAPGPVWTPLQPAFVPNEKIESFGSEAAYGRPGQAVELAPSFVFLASQESSYISGETIAVTGGTPIH; translated from the coding sequence ATGGCAGACAACATGTACACCCCGCAGAACCCCGTCACCCAGTACCCCCAGCCTCCGTTCGAGCACCAGCAGCAGAGCGCTCCCGGCGACGTCCACGCCATGAAGCCCGAGCCCGACCACGGCGAGACCAGCTACGTCGGCAGCGGTCGCCTCGCCGGCCGCAAGGCCCTCGTCACCGGTGCCGACAGCGGCATCGGCCGCGCGACGGCCATCGCCTTCGCCCGCGAGGGTGCCGACGTCGCGCTGAGCTACCTCGCCGAGGAGCAGTCCCAGGCCGAGGAGGTCGCCGCACTCGTCCGCGAGGCAGGTCGTACCGCCGTGCTGTTGCCCGGCGACCTGCAGGTCGAGCAGACCAACGTCGACGTCGTCGAGAAGACGGTCGCCGAGCTCGGTGGCCTCGACATCCTGGCGATCATCGCCGGCGTCATGCCGACCGTCAGCAGCATCGACGACTTCGAGACCGAGACGCTCGACCACGTCCTCAAGGCCAACATCTACCCGCTGTTCTGGTTGACCAAGGCCGCCTCGACGCACCTGAAGCCAGGGGCCTCGATCATCACGACCTCGTCGATCCAGGGCTTCCAGCCCTCGCCCGACCTCGCCGAGTACGCCGTGTCGAAGGCCGGCATCGCGAACTGGACCCGGGCCATGGCCCAGCAGCTGGCCGAACGCGGCATCCGCGTCAACGGCGTCGCGCCCGGCCCCGTCTGGACGCCGCTGCAGCCCGCCTTCGTGCCGAACGAGAAGATCGAGAGCTTCGGCTCGGAGGCCGCCTACGGCCGCCCGGGCCAGGCCGTCGAGCTCGCCCCGTCGTTCGTCTTCCTGGCGAGCCAGGAGTCGAGCTACATCAGCGGCGAGACCATCGCCGTGACGGGTGGCACGCCGATCCACTGA
- a CDS encoding DUF1810 domain-containing protein, which translates to MSDPFDLGRYVDAQDAGGTHDQALAELRRGRKTSHWMWFVFPQISGLGRSGMDRTYAIRSLDEARAYLAHPLLGPRLREAAGVAARADAASAGELMGGIDALKLRSSMTLFARADPAEPEFRAVLDRWFDGVEDDLTVARL; encoded by the coding sequence ATGAGCGATCCCTTCGACCTCGGACGGTACGTCGACGCGCAGGACGCCGGCGGCACCCACGACCAGGCCCTGGCCGAGCTGCGCCGCGGGCGGAAGACCTCGCACTGGATGTGGTTCGTCTTCCCGCAGATCTCCGGCCTCGGCCGCAGCGGCATGGACCGCACCTACGCGATCCGATCGCTCGACGAGGCGCGGGCCTACCTCGCCCATCCCCTGCTCGGCCCGCGCCTGCGCGAGGCGGCGGGCGTCGCGGCCCGGGCGGACGCCGCGAGCGCCGGCGAGTTGATGGGCGGGATCGACGCCCTCAAGCTGCGCTCGTCGATGACCCTGTTCGCGCGGGCCGACCCGGCCGAACCCGAGTTCCGGGCCGTGCTCGATCGTTGGTTCGACGGCGTCGAGGACGACCTGACCGTCGCCCGCCTCTGA